CCGTGCTCAAAAAACAAAAAGGATTGAAAGTGATATCTGTATTCTCACACTTATCTGCAAGCGAAAGCTGGCATTTTGATGATTTTACTCACCGGCAAATGGAGATATTCAGGAAGGCAGCAGAGGAAATAGAGCAAGCATTCAATTATCCCGTCTATAAGCATATACTCAACTCGGCTGGTATGGAACGTTTCTCTGATACCAAATGGGATATGACCCGTCTTGGAATCGGACTATATGGTATCAGTGCTAGCGGTTTGCCGGGTCTTAAAAATGTCTGTACCCTGAAGACGACTATTCTACAGATCAAACATATCTCCTCTAACGAGACTATAGGTTACGGAAGAAAAGAAAAACTGGAACGGGATGCACGCATCGCCACAATACGTTTTGGTTATGCAGATGGATTGGATCGGCAATTCGGCAACCGTAAAGGAAAGGTTCTGATTAACGGGCAATATGCACCTATTGTAGGGAATGTCTGCATGGATCTCTGCATGGTGGATGTGACCGGCATTAAAGCAGAGGAAGGTGACACGGTTATCCTGTTTGGTGAAAATCTATCGGTGATCGAGTTGGCTGAGAGTATCGGTACTATCCCCTATGAAATACTTACCTCTGTGTCTCCTCGTGTTAAACGTATTTACATAAAAGAATAGATAAGATAATAGCTTTTAATCTTCGTGCATTTTTACTGGGCATATAAAAAAATCCCGGCCAATTGGCCGGGATTTTTTTATACTATTTGTTGTGCCTTAATCTTACTCAACGAAGAAGATAGCAACACGGTTCCAGTCGTTTTCTGCATACGGCTGTTCGGTATCACCCTTCCAGTCAATAGAGATACGATCGCTGCTGATTCCGTGGTCGTTAGTCAAAGCATCGGCAACCGCTCTTGCACGTTTTTCAGAAAGTGCAAAGTTGTATTCAGGAGTACCTGTTTGTCTGTCGGCATAAGCTACGATGTTAACTTTCGCATTCGGGTTAGCTTTCATGTATTCAGCAGTATTGTGAACACTGATTTGCTGACCTCTGTCGATCTTCGCGGAATTGATGCGGAAGAATACTACGTTAGGAACGTATACAGCTTCTTCAACAACAGTCGGTTGAACTTCAGGACATTCCGGGCAAGATTCCGGTCTCAGTCTCAGTTCTTCGTTTTCAGCACGCAGTCTGTTGATCTGGCTGTTCAAGTCGTTGATCAGGTTGTAATCCATCAGTTCGGCAGGAGTGAAATCCTGTTTTCCTCCAAGACCGAATTTGATACCTGCAGTACCGGTGAACATGCTGTCATATTCATAATCTCCGGCTGCTCCGCTCTTATCAAAGGATTCCTGCATTACTCTCCATCCCAGTTCGAGGAAGAGGGCTACGCTCTTGGAAAGTTGGAAATTGTTGATCAAACCCACATTGTAGGTCAATGTCTGATTCTGGTGTTTGAACAGATCGCCGTCAGGATTGGGTTTTTTCCAGTCGTCCAGTCCGTACATGTAACCGATACCAAGATAAGGAACCAGGCTGTAAACCCTGTCAGGATTGTAGCTGCCCCATGCATTGGTAACGTTGTACATCAGGTCTAAATGACCGCCTAGCCAGTTTTGTTCATCAGGAACAGGAGCACCTGCTACGTGCTTGATAAGGCCACCGTCAATTACCACACGAGCACCCCAGTTAGGAGAGTTCCAGCGTCCGATTTCAAGTTGTCCCATCCATCCCAGACGATCACCGAAGTTCGCATCGGCATCATTTTCGCCTTTAGTCATGTAGAGGTTGGTTCCACCGCCAAGACCAATATACCAATTATCACTTGCTTTGTTTTTCAGATACACTGTACCGTGAGAAACGTTTTGTACTTCTTGTGCACTTATGCTGAAAGCAACAAGAGCAGAAAATAAAAGTAAACCAAACTTTTTCATAAATTTAAATTCTAATTAAACATTTTATTACAATAACTCGATATTATTTCCGTCGTCCATCAACATGTGTATTATACACTCAGCGCAATTTTCATTGCTTTCATGTATAACATCTCCATTGAAATAATGTTCATCGAAGTATATTCATTCTTACTTCGGATCACAAATATAAAACTTAATTTTTACATATGTCCAATTTTGTGTAAAAAATCACCAAAAAACATGATGATGAGGGCATTTTAAGCCATTTTTTTACTTTTTCCGCTGATAAAAAGGCCTAAATTAGCCAAGGTAAGTTTTTAATAACTTGCTCCTGGAGTCTTGTCTGAGTCTGCGTATGGCTTTCTCTTTGATCTGGCGGACACGTTCACGCGTCAACTGGAATTTATCACCGATCTCTTCAAGAGTCATTTCCTGGCATCCTATACCGAAAAACATTTTAATTATATCGCTTTCTCTTTCGGTTAGTGTGGAGAGTGCCCTGTCGATCTCCTTCTGGAGAGATTCATTAATTAGTGTACGGTCAGCAACAGGAGCGTCATCGTTCACCAGGACATCCAACAAGCTATTGTCTTCTCCTTCCACAAAAGGAGCGTCCATAGAAATATGGCGGCCTGACACTTTTAGTGAATCCGTCACTTTTTCCACAGACAGATCCAGTTCGTGAGCCAATTCTTCTGCAGAAGGCCTCCGTTCATTCTCCTGTTCAAACTTCTGGAAAGCCTTGCTGATTTTATTGAGTGATCCCACCTGGTTCAACGGTAATCTGACAATTCTGGACTGCTCGGCTAAAGCTTGCAGAATCGATTGACGAATCCACCAAACGGCATAACTGATAAATTTAAACCCCCTGGTTTCATCGAATTTCTCGGCAGCTTTTATCAGACCCAGGTTCCCCTCATTGATCAGGTCAGGTAAGCTCAATCCCTGGTTCTGGTATTGCTTCGCTACCGATACCACAAAACGGAGATTGGCCCTGGTGAGTTTTTCCAGTGCCTGACGATCACCCCTTTTGATGGCTTGTGCCAACTCGACCTCCTCCTCCACAGTGATCAGATCTTCACGACCGATTTCCTGGAGGTATTTGTCCAAAGAAGCACTTTCCCGGTTTGTGATTGATTTTGTAATCTTTAATTGTCTCATTTATGCTTAATCCTTCTAAGTTATCTTATGATTCATCATTTGGGGGTGCAAAAGTACAAAATATTTCTGATAGTGAAATAAAAGCCCTGTCAATAAACCATAACAAAGGAATTTGGGATGAAACCCAATTCCTTTGCTATAAAACACGAATCACTACTTTTTTGTTACTTAAAAAGTTGAGATTAACCTTTATT
This window of the Proteiniphilum saccharofermentans genome carries:
- a CDS encoding sigma-70 family RNA polymerase sigma factor, producing the protein MRQLKITKSITNRESASLDKYLQEIGREDLITVEEEVELAQAIKRGDRQALEKLTRANLRFVVSVAKQYQNQGLSLPDLINEGNLGLIKAAEKFDETRGFKFISYAVWWIRQSILQALAEQSRIVRLPLNQVGSLNKISKAFQKFEQENERRPSAEELAHELDLSVEKVTDSLKVSGRHISMDAPFVEGEDNSLLDVLVNDDAPVADRTLINESLQKEIDRALSTLTERESDIIKMFFGIGCQEMTLEEIGDKFQLTRERVRQIKEKAIRRLRQDSRSKLLKTYLG
- a CDS encoding OmpA family protein; protein product: MKKFGLLLFSALVAFSISAQEVQNVSHGTVYLKNKASDNWYIGLGGGTNLYMTKGENDADANFGDRLGWMGQLEIGRWNSPNWGARVVIDGGLIKHVAGAPVPDEQNWLGGHLDLMYNVTNAWGSYNPDRVYSLVPYLGIGYMYGLDDWKKPNPDGDLFKHQNQTLTYNVGLINNFQLSKSVALFLELGWRVMQESFDKSGAAGDYEYDSMFTGTAGIKFGLGGKQDFTPAELMDYNLINDLNSQINRLRAENEELRLRPESCPECPEVQPTVVEEAVYVPNVVFFRINSAKIDRGQQISVHNTAEYMKANPNAKVNIVAYADRQTGTPEYNFALSEKRARAVADALTNDHGISSDRISIDWKGDTEQPYAENDWNRVAIFFVE